In one window of Streptomyces sp. FXJ1.172 DNA:
- a CDS encoding DUF3263 domain-containing protein, translating into MELGTREKAILALERRGFAGPGAKERAIREELGLAPVRYYQLLNALLDDERALAHDPVTVNRLRRIRQSHRSDR; encoded by the coding sequence ATGGAACTGGGCACCCGGGAAAAAGCCATCCTCGCCCTGGAACGCCGGGGCTTCGCGGGCCCCGGCGCCAAGGAACGAGCGATCCGCGAGGAGCTGGGCCTCGCCCCGGTGCGCTACTACCAGCTCCTCAACGCCCTCCTGGACGACGAGCGGGCCCTGGCCCACGACCCGGTGACGGTGAACCGCCTGCGCAGAATCAGGCAGTCCCACCGCTCGGACCGCTGA
- a CDS encoding MoaD/ThiS family protein, which translates to MSVTVRIPTILRTYTGGQAEVAAEGATLAEVIADLEKNHTGISARVLDDQGKLRRFVNVYVNDDDVRFEQGLETATPEGAGVSIIPAVAGG; encoded by the coding sequence ATGAGCGTGACCGTTCGCATCCCCACCATCCTGCGCACCTACACCGGCGGCCAGGCCGAGGTCGCCGCCGAGGGGGCGACCCTCGCCGAGGTCATCGCGGACCTGGAGAAGAACCACACCGGTATCTCCGCCCGCGTGCTGGACGACCAGGGCAAGCTGCGCCGGTTCGTCAACGTCTACGTCAACGACGACGACGTCCGCTTCGAACAGGGCCTCGAGACGGCGACCCCCGAGGGCGCCGGTGTCTCCATCATTCCGGCGGTCGCCGGCGGCTGA
- the thrC gene encoding threonine synthase: MAVQTVASSSTSTVDLGPAVALSCRECGHRVPLGPVFACEECFGPLEAAYDFSGYDTEELRRRVASGPANIWRYAPLLPVPADVADKPNLNPGWTKLVKADNLARELGVTGGLFVKDDSGNPTHSFKDRVVAQALEAARAFGFTTLSCSSTGNLAGAVGAAAARAGFRSCVFIPHDLEQGKVVMAAVYGGELVGIEGNYDDVNRFCSELIGDPAGEGWGFVNVNLRPYYAEGSKTLAYEICEQLGWRLPDQIVIPIASGSQLTKIDKGLKELIELGLVEDRPYKIFGAQAEGCSPVSAAFKAGHDVVRPQKPNTIAKSLAIGNPADGPYVLDIARRTGGAVEDVTDGEVVDAIKLLARTEGIFAETAGGVTVGVTRKLIKDGVLDPTKTTVVLNTGDGLKTLDAVAGTGLTATIRPTLDSFREAGLA, translated from the coding sequence ATGGCTGTGCAGACAGTTGCAAGTTCCAGCACCTCCACCGTCGACCTCGGTCCCGCCGTGGCGCTGAGCTGTCGCGAGTGCGGTCACCGTGTCCCGCTCGGCCCGGTCTTCGCGTGCGAGGAGTGTTTCGGCCCGCTGGAGGCCGCCTACGACTTCTCCGGCTACGACACCGAGGAACTGCGCCGGCGGGTCGCATCGGGCCCGGCGAACATCTGGCGGTACGCGCCCCTGCTGCCCGTCCCGGCGGACGTGGCCGACAAGCCGAACCTGAACCCCGGCTGGACCAAGCTCGTCAAGGCCGACAACCTCGCCCGCGAACTCGGCGTCACCGGCGGGCTGTTCGTGAAGGACGACTCCGGCAACCCGACGCACTCCTTCAAGGACCGCGTCGTCGCCCAGGCGCTGGAGGCCGCGCGCGCCTTCGGCTTCACCACCCTGTCCTGCTCCTCCACGGGCAACCTGGCCGGTGCCGTCGGCGCCGCCGCGGCCCGCGCCGGCTTCCGCTCCTGCGTGTTCATCCCGCACGACCTGGAGCAGGGCAAGGTCGTCATGGCCGCGGTCTACGGCGGCGAGCTGGTCGGCATCGAGGGCAACTACGACGACGTCAACCGCTTCTGCTCCGAGCTGATCGGCGACCCGGCCGGCGAGGGCTGGGGCTTCGTCAACGTCAACCTGCGGCCGTACTACGCGGAGGGCTCCAAGACCCTCGCGTACGAGATCTGCGAGCAGCTCGGCTGGCGGCTGCCCGACCAGATCGTGATCCCGATCGCCTCCGGCTCCCAGCTCACGAAGATCGACAAGGGTCTGAAGGAACTGATCGAGCTGGGCCTGGTCGAGGACAGGCCGTACAAGATCTTCGGTGCGCAGGCCGAGGGCTGCTCGCCGGTGTCCGCCGCCTTCAAGGCCGGGCACGACGTGGTCCGCCCGCAGAAGCCGAACACCATCGCCAAGTCCCTCGCCATCGGCAACCCGGCCGACGGGCCGTACGTGCTGGACATCGCGCGCCGCACCGGCGGTGCGGTGGAGGACGTGACCGACGGGGAAGTCGTCGACGCGATCAAGCTGCTGGCCCGCACCGAGGGCATCTTCGCCGAGACGGCGGGCGGTGTGACGGTCGGCGTCACCCGCAAGCTGATCAAGGACGGCGTCCTGGACCCGACGAAGACCACGGTGGTCCTCAACACCGGCGACGGCCTGAAGACGCTGGACGCCGTGGCCGGCACGGGTCTGACCGCCACCATCCGCCCGACCCTGGACTCCTTCCGAGAGGCTGGCCTCGCATGA
- a CDS encoding alpha,alpha-trehalose-phosphate synthase (UDP-forming) — MASTHGAEVLVASNRGPVSYTVSPDEGEGSLRAKRGGGGLVSGLSAIGSDADSVWVCAALGDGDREAVRRADGRLLPAADTGGQRVRMLDIDPDVFAEAYNGIANSVLWFVHHMLYQTPLEPVFDARFRQQWASYQAYNRAFAEALAEEAARGAAVVVQDYHLALAPLMLRQLRPDLRIGHFSHTPWAPPDYFRLLPDDIAAELLHGILGADRAAFLTGRWAEAFTACCDAVLGPGVTTGTAIGVHGLGADADFLRARAHEPDVDERMAALREEIGESRKTIVRVDRTELSKNIVRGLLAYRQLLDDHPEWRERVVHVAFAYPSRQDLAVYRDYTAEVQRVAQEINSRYGTAGWRPVELHVKDDFARSLAAYRLADVALVNPIRDGMNLVAKEVPVVSDEGCVLVLSREAGAYEELGEDAIVVNPYDIGGTAQALHAALSMPAGERAERSKRLAAAATALPPAKWFLDQLAALER; from the coding sequence ATGGCTTCCACGCACGGTGCCGAGGTGCTGGTCGCGTCCAATCGCGGCCCGGTTTCGTACACGGTGTCCCCCGACGAGGGGGAGGGCTCGCTGCGCGCCAAGCGGGGCGGCGGCGGGCTGGTCTCGGGGCTGTCGGCCATCGGGTCGGACGCGGACTCGGTGTGGGTGTGCGCCGCGCTGGGCGACGGCGACCGCGAGGCCGTACGGCGGGCGGACGGCAGGCTGCTGCCGGCCGCGGACACCGGCGGTCAGCGGGTGCGGATGCTGGACATCGACCCGGACGTCTTCGCCGAGGCGTACAACGGCATCGCCAACTCGGTGCTGTGGTTCGTCCACCACATGCTGTACCAGACCCCGCTGGAGCCGGTCTTCGACGCCCGGTTCCGGCAGCAGTGGGCGTCCTACCAGGCCTACAACCGGGCGTTCGCCGAGGCGCTGGCCGAGGAGGCCGCCAGGGGGGCGGCGGTGGTCGTGCAGGACTACCACCTGGCCCTCGCGCCCCTGATGCTCCGGCAGCTCAGGCCCGACCTGCGCATCGGCCACTTCTCGCACACCCCGTGGGCCCCGCCGGACTACTTCCGGCTGCTGCCCGACGACATCGCGGCCGAACTGCTGCACGGCATCCTGGGCGCGGACCGGGCGGCCTTCCTGACCGGGCGCTGGGCGGAGGCGTTCACGGCCTGCTGTGACGCGGTGCTCGGGCCCGGGGTCACCACCGGTACGGCGATCGGGGTGCACGGGCTCGGCGCGGACGCGGACTTCCTGCGCGCACGGGCGCACGAGCCGGACGTCGACGAGCGGATGGCCGCGCTGCGCGAGGAGATCGGCGAGAGCCGCAAGACGATCGTCCGCGTGGACCGCACCGAACTGTCCAAGAACATCGTGCGCGGGCTGCTGGCGTACCGGCAGCTGCTGGACGACCATCCCGAGTGGCGCGAGCGCGTGGTGCACGTCGCGTTCGCGTACCCCTCCCGGCAGGATCTCGCCGTGTACCGGGACTACACCGCCGAGGTGCAGCGGGTCGCGCAGGAGATCAACTCACGGTACGGGACGGCCGGCTGGCGTCCGGTGGAGCTGCACGTCAAGGACGACTTCGCGCGCTCGCTCGCCGCGTACCGGCTCGCCGACGTCGCCCTGGTCAATCCGATCCGGGACGGCATGAACCTGGTCGCCAAGGAGGTGCCGGTCGTCTCCGACGAGGGGTGCGTGCTGGTGCTGTCCCGGGAGGCCGGGGCGTACGAGGAGCTGGGCGAGGACGCGATCGTGGTGAACCCGTACGACATCGGGGGTACGGCACAGGCGCTGCACGCGGCGCTGAGCATGCCGGCGGGTGAGCGGGCGGAGCGGTCCAAGCGGCTGGCCGCGGCCGCGACGGCACTTCCGCCGGCGAAGTGGTTCCTTGATCAGCTGGCCGCGCTGGAGCGGTGA
- the otsB gene encoding trehalose-phosphatase: MDPLPTPQTQSGRDGLAAFLAKPATAIVGLDFDGTLAPIVADPEQARAHPDAVPALAALAPKVASIAVITGRPAGVAVRYGGFAGVPGLDHLTVLGHYGAERWDAVTGTVTAPAPHPGVAAVRAELPGVLDRAGAWPGTWIEEKGRAVAVHTRRAADPEAAFEALRGPLTDLAARHGLIVEPGRLVLELRPPGMDKGVALGEYVRRTGAGAVLYAGDDLGDLPAYAAVDKLRGDGVPGLLVCSGSTEVTELAERADVVVDGPAGVVALLRSLAAGIDHRSSAAS, encoded by the coding sequence ATGGACCCCCTGCCGACACCGCAGACCCAGTCCGGCCGGGACGGCCTCGCCGCGTTCCTGGCGAAGCCGGCCACAGCGATCGTCGGCCTGGACTTCGACGGCACACTGGCCCCCATCGTCGCCGACCCCGAACAGGCCCGCGCCCACCCGGACGCCGTACCGGCCCTCGCCGCGCTCGCCCCGAAGGTCGCCTCCATCGCCGTGATCACCGGCCGCCCGGCCGGCGTCGCGGTCCGCTACGGCGGCTTCGCCGGCGTCCCCGGCCTGGACCACCTCACCGTCCTCGGCCACTACGGCGCCGAACGCTGGGACGCCGTCACCGGCACCGTCACCGCCCCCGCCCCGCACCCCGGGGTCGCCGCGGTCCGCGCGGAGCTGCCGGGCGTCCTGGACCGTGCCGGTGCCTGGCCCGGCACCTGGATCGAGGAGAAGGGCCGGGCCGTCGCGGTCCACACCCGCCGCGCCGCCGACCCGGAGGCCGCGTTCGAGGCCCTGCGCGGCCCCCTCACCGACCTCGCCGCCCGCCATGGGCTGATCGTCGAACCCGGCCGCCTGGTCCTGGAACTGCGCCCGCCCGGCATGGACAAGGGCGTGGCCCTCGGCGAGTACGTCCGCCGGACGGGCGCCGGCGCGGTCCTCTACGCCGGCGACGATCTCGGCGACCTGCCCGCCTACGCCGCCGTGGACAAGCTCCGCGGTGACGGGGTCCCCGGCCTGCTGGTGTGCAGCGGCAGCACGGAGGTCACGGAACTGGCGGAGCGGGCGGACGTGGTGGTCGACGGCCCGGCCGGCGTCGTGGCGCTGCTGCGGTCGCTGGCGGCCGGGATCGATCACCGCTCCAGCGCGGCCAGCTGA
- the groL gene encoding chaperonin GroEL (60 kDa chaperone family; promotes refolding of misfolded polypeptides especially under stressful conditions; forms two stacked rings of heptamers to form a barrel-shaped 14mer; ends can be capped by GroES; misfolded proteins enter the barrel where they are refolded when GroES binds) gives MAKIIAFDEEARRGLERGMNQLADAVKVTLGPKGRNVVLEKKWGAPTITNDGVSIAKEIELEDPYEKIGAELVKEVAKKTDDVAGDGTTTATVLAQALVKEGLRNVAAGANPMALKRGIEKAVEAVSAALLEQAKDVETKEQIASTASISAADTQIGELIAEAMDKVGKEGVITVEESNTFGLELELTEGMRFDKGYISAYFATDMERMEASLEDPYILIANSKIGSVKDLLPLLEKVMQSGKPLLIIAEDVEGEALSTLVVNKIRGTFKSVAVKAPGFGDRRKAMLGDIAILTGGEVISEEVGLKLENATLDLLGRARKVVITKDETTIVDGAGSSEQVNGRVNQIRAEIENSDSDYDREKLQERLAKLAGGVAVIKAGAATEVELKERKHRIEDAVRNAKAAVEEGIVAGGGVALLQASGVFEKLELEGDEATGANAVKLALEAPLKQIAVNGGLEGGVVVEKVRNLTVGHGLNAATGEYVDMIAEGIIDPAKVTRSALQNAASIAALFLTTEAVIADKPEKAAAAAPGGMPGGDMDF, from the coding sequence ATGGCCAAGATCATCGCGTTCGACGAGGAGGCGCGGCGCGGCCTCGAGCGCGGCATGAACCAGCTCGCGGACGCCGTCAAGGTGACGCTCGGCCCCAAGGGTCGCAACGTCGTCCTCGAGAAGAAGTGGGGCGCCCCCACGATCACCAACGATGGTGTCTCCATCGCCAAGGAGATCGAGCTCGAGGACCCGTACGAGAAGATCGGCGCCGAGCTGGTCAAGGAAGTCGCCAAGAAGACGGACGACGTCGCCGGTGACGGTACGACCACCGCGACCGTGCTCGCCCAGGCCCTGGTCAAGGAAGGCCTGCGCAACGTCGCCGCCGGTGCCAACCCGATGGCTCTGAAGCGCGGTATCGAGAAGGCCGTCGAGGCCGTCTCCGCCGCCCTGCTGGAGCAGGCGAAGGACGTCGAGACCAAGGAGCAGATCGCCTCCACCGCGTCCATCTCCGCCGCCGACACCCAGATCGGCGAGCTGATCGCCGAGGCCATGGACAAGGTCGGCAAGGAAGGCGTCATCACCGTCGAGGAGAGCAACACCTTCGGTCTGGAGCTGGAGCTCACCGAGGGCATGCGCTTCGACAAGGGCTACATCTCCGCCTACTTCGCGACCGACATGGAGCGCATGGAGGCGTCGCTCGAGGACCCGTACATCCTCATCGCCAACTCCAAGATCGGCTCCGTCAAGGACCTGCTCCCGCTCCTGGAGAAGGTCATGCAGTCGGGCAAGCCGCTGCTGATCATCGCCGAGGACGTCGAGGGCGAGGCCCTGTCGACCCTGGTCGTCAACAAGATCCGCGGCACCTTCAAGTCCGTCGCCGTCAAGGCCCCGGGCTTCGGTGACCGCCGCAAGGCCATGCTCGGCGACATCGCCATCCTCACGGGCGGCGAGGTCATCTCCGAGGAGGTCGGCCTCAAGCTGGAGAACGCGACCCTGGACCTCCTCGGCCGCGCCCGCAAGGTCGTCATCACCAAGGACGAGACCACCATCGTCGACGGTGCCGGCTCCTCGGAGCAGGTCAACGGTCGCGTGAACCAGATCCGCGCCGAGATCGAGAACAGCGACTCGGACTACGACCGCGAGAAGCTGCAGGAGCGCCTGGCGAAGCTCGCCGGCGGTGTCGCGGTCATCAAGGCCGGCGCCGCCACCGAGGTGGAGCTGAAGGAGCGCAAGCACCGCATCGAGGACGCCGTGCGCAACGCCAAGGCGGCCGTCGAGGAGGGCATCGTCGCCGGTGGTGGCGTGGCCCTGCTGCAGGCCTCCGGTGTCTTCGAGAAGCTGGAACTCGAGGGTGACGAGGCGACCGGCGCCAACGCCGTGAAGCTCGCGCTCGAGGCCCCGCTGAAGCAGATCGCCGTCAACGGTGGTCTCGAGGGCGGCGTCGTCGTGGAGAAGGTGCGCAACCTGACCGTCGGTCACGGTCTGAACGCCGCCACCGGCGAGTACGTCGACATGATCGCCGAGGGCATCATCGACCCGGCGAAGGTGACCCGTTCCGCGCTGCAGAACGCCGCCTCCATCGCCGCGCTGTTCCTCACCACCGAGGCCGTCATCGCCGACAAGCCGGAGAAGGCCGCCGCGGCCGCTCCGGGCGGCATGCCGGGCGGTGACATGGACTTCTGA
- a CDS encoding glucosyl-3-phosphoglycerate synthase — MLEEVERWLATRSWSVTDRPLHRIVAAKQRTGQTISVVLPALNEEETVGDIVTAIRRDLVEEVPLVDEIVVVDSGSTDRTSEVAAAAGARVVHRDEILPRIPAVPGKGEVLWRSLLVTAGDIICFIDADLREFSSDFVSGIVGPLLTDPEVALVKAMYDRPLTVSDGHALGPAAAGQGGRVTELMARPLLNMHWPQLAGFVQPLGGEYAARRGLLEQLPFPVGYGVELGMLVDALHLVGLDALAQVDVGVRKHRHQDGQALGRMAAAIYRTAQLRLARGHLVRPSLTQFERGEDGFEPRTYSVDTEERPPMVEIAEYAERKVA, encoded by the coding sequence GTGCTGGAAGAAGTCGAACGCTGGCTGGCCACCCGCTCCTGGTCCGTGACCGACCGCCCGCTGCACCGGATCGTGGCCGCCAAGCAGCGCACGGGCCAGACGATCAGCGTCGTGCTGCCCGCGCTCAACGAGGAGGAGACCGTCGGCGACATCGTCACGGCCATCCGCCGCGACCTCGTGGAAGAGGTCCCGCTCGTCGACGAGATCGTCGTCGTCGACTCCGGCTCCACCGACCGCACCTCCGAGGTCGCCGCCGCCGCGGGCGCGCGGGTCGTTCACCGTGACGAGATCCTGCCCCGCATTCCGGCCGTCCCCGGCAAGGGTGAGGTCCTGTGGCGCTCTCTCCTCGTCACCGCCGGGGACATCATCTGTTTCATCGACGCGGACCTGAGGGAGTTCTCCTCGGACTTCGTCTCCGGAATCGTCGGCCCGCTGCTCACCGACCCCGAGGTGGCCCTCGTCAAGGCCATGTACGACCGCCCGCTCACGGTGTCCGACGGGCACGCCTTGGGCCCGGCTGCCGCGGGGCAGGGCGGCCGGGTCACCGAGCTGATGGCCCGCCCGCTGCTGAACATGCACTGGCCGCAGCTGGCCGGGTTCGTGCAGCCGCTCGGCGGCGAGTACGCGGCCCGCCGCGGCCTGCTGGAACAGCTGCCCTTCCCCGTCGGTTACGGCGTGGAGCTGGGCATGCTGGTCGACGCCCTGCACCTGGTGGGACTCGACGCGCTGGCCCAGGTGGACGTCGGCGTGCGCAAGCACCGCCACCAGGACGGCCAGGCGCTCGGCCGGATGGCCGCGGCGATCTACCGCACCGCCCAGCTCCGGCTGGCCCGAGGCCACCTGGTGCGCCCCTCGCTGACCCAGTTCGAGCGGGGCGAGGACGGCTTCGAACCGCGCACCTACTCGGTGGACACAGAGGAACGGCCGCCGATGGTGGAGATCGCGGAGTATGCCGAGCGGAAGGTGGCGTGA
- a CDS encoding cold-shock protein, with protein sequence MAQGTVKWFNAEKGYGFIAVDGGADVFVHYSAIQMDGYRTLEEGQRVEFEISQGQKGPQADMVRLSA encoded by the coding sequence ATGGCTCAGGGCACCGTCAAGTGGTTCAACGCGGAGAAGGGGTACGGCTTCATCGCGGTCGACGGTGGTGCGGACGTCTTCGTCCACTACAGCGCCATTCAGATGGACGGCTACCGCACCCTGGAAGAGGGCCAGCGGGTGGAGTTCGAGATCTCGCAGGGCCAGAAGGGCCCGCAGGCCGACATGGTTCGCCTCAGCGCCTGA
- a CDS encoding ABC transporter substrate-binding protein — MRRRTAGTIAVVSALGMTAVLGGCGSTGSSDVTLRLVAADYGDSAANSSKKYWDALAKAYEDTHSGVKIEVSVYSWNDVDAKVKEMVAAGHAPDLAQIGAYADYAAAGKLYPASDLLSIRTQADFLSQLSDAGQWNHTQYGIPFAASTRVLFYNKTLFAKAGITPPTTWDELAADARALKDKGVKYPVALPLGPEEAQAETMQWLLSGAGATSGGNGYTDDVGTYTIDSAQNVDTFTWLKDDLVGKGLTGPVAPGKLNRADAFAAFADGQVGMLNGHPTLIQQAEKKGVQFGMVPMPGRTGKARASMGVADWMMAFKQNGHRDRIGDFLNFVYSEKNVLEFSRDYGLLPVTGSASTAMSDSDAPADKALHPFLDQLPTSELYPVGKTSWAAVAAAVKQNIGQAVAPGGSPSGVLTRLQATATAADSSNAS; from the coding sequence GTGCGTCGGCGTACGGCAGGAACGATCGCGGTGGTGTCCGCACTGGGCATGACGGCGGTTCTCGGAGGCTGTGGAAGCACCGGCTCCTCGGACGTGACCCTGAGACTCGTCGCCGCCGACTACGGCGACTCCGCCGCCAACAGTTCCAAGAAGTACTGGGACGCCCTGGCCAAGGCGTACGAGGACACGCACTCCGGGGTGAAGATCGAGGTCAGCGTCTACTCCTGGAACGACGTCGACGCCAAGGTGAAGGAGATGGTCGCCGCCGGCCACGCCCCGGACCTGGCCCAGATCGGCGCCTACGCCGACTACGCGGCCGCCGGCAAGCTCTACCCGGCCTCCGACCTGCTCTCCATCCGCACCCAGGCCGACTTCCTGTCCCAGCTGTCCGACGCCGGCCAGTGGAACCACACGCAGTACGGCATACCCTTCGCCGCCTCCACGCGCGTGCTCTTCTACAACAAGACCCTGTTCGCCAAGGCCGGCATCACCCCGCCCACCACCTGGGACGAGCTGGCGGCCGACGCCAGGGCGCTCAAGGACAAGGGCGTGAAGTACCCGGTCGCGCTGCCGCTCGGGCCCGAGGAGGCCCAGGCCGAGACCATGCAGTGGCTGCTCAGCGGCGCCGGCGCCACCAGCGGCGGCAACGGCTACACCGACGACGTCGGCACCTACACCATCGACTCCGCCCAGAACGTCGACACCTTCACCTGGCTCAAGGACGACCTGGTCGGCAAGGGCCTGACCGGCCCGGTCGCGCCCGGCAAGCTCAACCGCGCGGACGCCTTCGCCGCCTTCGCCGACGGCCAGGTCGGCATGCTCAACGGGCACCCCACGCTGATCCAGCAGGCCGAGAAGAAGGGCGTGCAGTTCGGCATGGTGCCGATGCCGGGCCGCACCGGCAAGGCCCGGGCCTCGATGGGCGTCGCCGACTGGATGATGGCCTTCAAGCAGAACGGGCACCGGGACCGGATCGGCGACTTCCTGAACTTCGTGTACAGCGAGAAGAACGTCCTGGAGTTCTCGCGCGACTACGGCCTCCTCCCGGTCACCGGCTCCGCCTCGACGGCGATGAGCGACTCGGACGCGCCCGCCGACAAGGCCCTGCACCCCTTCCTGGACCAGCTGCCCACCTCCGAGCTGTATCCGGTCGGCAAGACCTCCTGGGCGGCGGTCGCCGCGGCCGTGAAGCAGAACATCGGCCAGGCCGTCGCCCCCGGCGGCAGCCCCTCCGGCGTCCTCACCCGGCTCCAGGCCACGGCCACGGCGGCCGACAGCAGCAACGCGAGCTGA
- a CDS encoding NADH:flavin oxidoreductase has protein sequence MTATPSASRAAQILSRPITLNGLTVPNRIVMAPMTRMFSPGGIPGEDVRSYYARRAAAGVGLIVTEGTYVGHDSAGQSDRVPRFHGEEQLAGWAKVAEDVHAAGGTIVPQLWHIGMVRKQGDPPFADAPAVGPSGLVTAGAEPTGKAMTQQDVDDVIAAFAEAAAAAERIGFDGVELHGAHGYLLDQFLWGGTNTRTDAYGGDPVARAQFSAEIVAAVREAVSAEFPVIFRYSQWKQQDYTARLAETPEELEAILTPLAAAGVDVFHASTRRYWVPEFDGSDLNLAGWTKKITGKQVISVGSVGLDGDFINAFQGEGSPVKGIDNLLDRLEADEFDMVAVGRALLQDPEWAAKVLADRFDELKPYDAAAVKTLS, from the coding sequence GTGACCGCCACGCCCTCCGCCTCCCGCGCGGCCCAGATCCTGTCCCGCCCGATCACGCTCAACGGCCTCACCGTCCCCAACCGGATCGTGATGGCGCCGATGACCCGGATGTTCTCCCCGGGCGGCATCCCCGGCGAGGACGTGCGCTCCTACTACGCGCGCCGCGCCGCCGCAGGTGTCGGACTGATCGTCACCGAGGGCACCTACGTCGGCCACGACTCGGCCGGTCAGAGCGACCGCGTCCCCCGCTTCCACGGCGAGGAGCAGCTGGCGGGCTGGGCGAAGGTCGCCGAGGACGTGCACGCGGCCGGCGGCACGATCGTCCCGCAGCTGTGGCACATCGGCATGGTCCGCAAGCAGGGCGACCCGCCCTTCGCCGACGCCCCGGCCGTCGGCCCCTCCGGCCTGGTCACCGCGGGCGCCGAGCCCACCGGCAAGGCGATGACCCAGCAGGACGTCGACGACGTCATCGCCGCGTTCGCCGAGGCCGCGGCCGCCGCCGAGCGCATCGGCTTCGACGGCGTGGAGCTCCACGGCGCCCACGGCTACCTCCTGGACCAGTTCCTGTGGGGCGGCACCAACACCCGCACCGACGCCTACGGCGGCGACCCGGTGGCCCGTGCGCAGTTCTCGGCGGAGATAGTCGCCGCGGTCCGCGAGGCGGTGTCCGCCGAGTTCCCGGTCATCTTCCGCTACTCGCAGTGGAAGCAGCAGGACTACACCGCCCGCCTCGCCGAGACCCCCGAGGAGCTGGAGGCCATCCTGACCCCGCTCGCCGCGGCCGGCGTCGACGTCTTCCACGCCTCCACCCGCCGCTACTGGGTGCCCGAGTTCGACGGCTCGGACCTGAACCTGGCCGGCTGGACCAAGAAGATCACCGGCAAGCAGGTCATCAGCGTGGGCTCGGTCGGCCTCGACGGCGACTTCATCAACGCCTTCCAGGGCGAGGGCTCCCCGGTCAAGGGCATCGACAACCTCCTCGACCGCCTCGAGGCCGACGAGTTCGACATGGTCGCCGTCGGCCGCGCCCTGCTGCAGGACCCGGAGTGGGCGGCCAAGGTCCTCGCCGACCGCTTCGACGAGCTGAAGCCCTACGACGCCGCCGCGGTGAAGACCCTCAGCTGA